One window of Elaeis guineensis isolate ETL-2024a chromosome 11, EG11, whole genome shotgun sequence genomic DNA carries:
- the LOC105033091 gene encoding LOB domain-containing protein 18, whose amino-acid sequence MSGSTSSSVGGSGGGGAGGGGGSGGGGGGGPCGACKFLRRKCVSGCIFAPYFDSEQGAAHFAAVHKVFGASNVSKLLLHIPAHKRLDAVVTICYEAQARLRDPVYGCVAHIFALQQQVVNLQAELSYLQAHLATLELPTPPPPPPPPQLPSPPPFSISDLPSSLNLPATVDLSALFDPQVQPHWSLQQQQQRPIELRQQLGPGRRSLSEGSGGSSGDLQALARELLDRQRTATTEPPPLSK is encoded by the exons ATGAGTGGCAGTACGAGCAGCAGTGTGGGTGGAAGCGGTGGTGGCGGTGCAGGTGGTGGCGGAGGTAGcggaggtggtggtggtggtgggccGTGTGGAGCTTGTAAGTTCTTGAGGAGGAAGTGTGTGAGCGGGTGCATTTTCGCACCGTATTTTGATTCAGAGCAAGGGGCGGCGCACTTCGCTGCGGTGCACAAGGTGTTCGGGGCCAGCAATGTGTCCAAGCTCCTCCTCCACATCCCTGCCCACAAGCGCCTCGACGCTGTCGTCACCATCTGCTACGAGGCCCAGGCCCGCCTCCGTGACCCCGTCTACGGCTGCGTCGCCCACATCTTCGCCCTCCAACAACAG GTGGTGAACCtccaggcggagctgtcctaCTTGCAGGCCCACCTCGCGACGCTCGAGCTGCCGACCCCACCGCCGCCTCCCCCTCCACCGCAGCTCCCCTCACCGCCACCCTTCTCGATATCAGATCTCCCCTCCTCGTTGAACCTGCCTGCCACCGTCGATCTCTCCGCCCTCTTCGACCCTCAGGTGCAGCCCCACTGGTCCCTTCAACAGCAGCAGCAACGGCCAATAGAGCTCCGGCAGCAGCTCGGCCCCGGTAGGAGAAGCCTCAGCGAGGGCTCGGGAGGTAGCAGTGGGGACCTGCAGGCACTGGCGAGGGAGCTCCTCGACCGGCAAAGGACCGCCACAACCGAGCCCCCTCCCCTCTCCAAATGA